In Amycolatopsis methanolica 239, a single genomic region encodes these proteins:
- a CDS encoding ABC transporter substrate-binding protein gives MRAARITGSGPTRRTVLRGLFLAGAASMAAGCVGFATTGGDGMVFLSTQFRPVAEAERFRSFLAGAVPGSVSYVTIEEGPFASQVQSQVGAGRTQVGLLGGSHSDLAPLAGEYLEDVSGVQAGQGIPEEFRALARAGTQQSWYVPWAQASFVLAAHEDALAHLPPGADPETLTYDQLLDWAIAARRANGNQPVLGLPCGPKGLIHRFLQGYLLPSFTGGQITTFRSPEAVSAWQYFKELWANTSPSSTTYDFMQEPLQAGAVKFGWDHVARLVSAPGDEPRRWRMLPAPRGPRGLGYMAVVLGLAIPKGSTDRRQAEQVIQALSTPQAQVGLLRSNGFFPVVDAQIPADLPPALQMEAGAVQRQRDAPGSVLSLLPVGLGTREGEVTKAFKDSFQAIVLDGADIQSTLDSQARVLQKVFDDLKVPCWAPDPPSERCEVG, from the coding sequence ATGCGCGCGGCCCGCATTACCGGCAGCGGCCCCACCCGTCGTACCGTCCTCCGGGGCCTGTTCCTGGCCGGCGCCGCGTCCATGGCAGCCGGGTGCGTCGGTTTCGCGACCACGGGCGGCGACGGCATGGTCTTCCTGTCCACGCAGTTCCGGCCGGTCGCCGAGGCCGAGCGCTTCCGCTCGTTCCTGGCCGGCGCGGTCCCGGGCTCGGTGAGTTACGTCACGATCGAAGAAGGCCCGTTCGCCAGCCAGGTGCAGAGCCAGGTCGGCGCCGGGCGCACCCAGGTCGGCCTGCTCGGCGGCTCGCACAGCGACCTCGCGCCGCTCGCGGGGGAGTACCTCGAAGACGTCTCCGGGGTGCAGGCAGGCCAGGGGATCCCCGAGGAGTTCCGGGCACTGGCCAGGGCGGGCACCCAGCAGAGCTGGTACGTCCCGTGGGCGCAGGCCAGCTTCGTGCTCGCCGCGCACGAGGACGCGCTGGCCCACCTGCCGCCGGGCGCCGACCCGGAGACGCTGACCTACGACCAGCTTCTGGACTGGGCCATCGCCGCCCGCCGCGCCAACGGCAACCAGCCGGTGCTCGGCCTGCCGTGCGGGCCGAAGGGCTTGATCCACCGGTTCCTGCAGGGCTACCTGCTGCCCTCGTTCACCGGCGGGCAGATCACCACGTTCCGCTCGCCGGAGGCCGTCAGCGCGTGGCAGTACTTCAAGGAGCTGTGGGCCAACACCAGCCCGTCCAGCACCACCTACGACTTCATGCAGGAGCCGCTGCAGGCCGGTGCGGTGAAATTCGGCTGGGACCACGTCGCGCGCCTGGTCTCGGCGCCCGGCGACGAGCCGCGGCGGTGGCGCATGCTGCCCGCGCCGCGCGGCCCCCGCGGCCTCGGCTACATGGCCGTGGTGCTCGGCCTCGCGATCCCCAAGGGCAGCACCGACCGCCGCCAGGCCGAGCAGGTGATCCAGGCCCTGTCGACCCCGCAGGCGCAGGTCGGTCTGCTGCGGTCGAACGGGTTCTTCCCGGTCGTCGACGCGCAGATCCCCGCGGACCTGCCGCCCGCGCTGCAGATGGAGGCAGGCGCGGTGCAGCGCCAGCGGGACGCGCCGGGCTCCGTCCTGTCCCTGCTGCCGGTCGGCCTCGGCACCCGTGAGGGCGAGGTCACCAAGGCGTTCAAGGACTCGTTCCAGGCGATCGTCCTCGACGGCGCCGACATCCAGTCGACTTTGGACAGTCAGGCGCGGGTGCTGCAGAAGGTGTTCGACGACCTGAAGGTGCCGTGCTGGGCGCCCGACCCGCCGTCCGAGCGTTGCGAGGTGGGCTGA
- a CDS encoding ROK family transcriptional regulator — MPPARTGSPTSPGHILAILRSEGPLTRQQLQDRTGLSRPTLVERLDVLQRLKLLRQVGHRASSGGRPAEMLTADDVGRTALVGDIGQRHATIAVVDLRGTVFGQVHRLLPAGHRPAETLSFLLATGRKLLAETGRADSLCAFGLSVPGQIDHDTGTTIAPPSMSEWLGVRLRDTFADALSVPVFLENDANALAFGAYCDMDRPRAALVGVKVGTGIGAGMVISGRVHRGETGCAGEVGHIRIEGSDLRCDCGRRGCVSAIASGQAVIRTLRPTGVRSAEDVLRRVRAGHPEAVRVTREAGRLVGTVLATVVTIVNPRYLRVGGAVGVLPPFLEGLSEVVLSNAHTSSLDSLDIGPCTIGVNTTLTGVAGLVADEVLDPAAVDAMTLR, encoded by the coding sequence ATGCCCCCGGCACGCACCGGCTCGCCCACCTCGCCGGGCCACATCCTCGCGATCCTGCGCAGCGAGGGGCCGCTGACGCGGCAGCAACTGCAGGATCGGACCGGTCTGTCCCGCCCGACGCTGGTCGAACGGCTCGACGTGCTGCAGCGGTTGAAGCTGCTGCGCCAGGTCGGGCACCGGGCCTCCAGCGGCGGACGGCCCGCCGAGATGCTCACCGCCGACGACGTCGGCCGCACCGCGCTCGTGGGCGACATCGGCCAGCGGCACGCCACGATCGCCGTGGTCGACCTCCGCGGGACCGTGTTCGGTCAGGTCCACCGCCTGTTGCCGGCAGGCCACCGGCCCGCCGAAACGCTGTCCTTCCTGCTGGCGACGGGGCGCAAGCTGCTGGCCGAGACCGGGCGCGCGGACAGCCTGTGCGCGTTCGGGCTGAGCGTGCCGGGGCAGATCGACCACGACACCGGCACGACGATCGCGCCGCCGTCGATGTCGGAGTGGCTCGGGGTGCGGTTGCGCGACACCTTCGCCGACGCGCTGTCGGTGCCGGTGTTCCTCGAGAACGACGCGAACGCGCTGGCGTTCGGCGCGTACTGCGACATGGACCGGCCGCGAGCGGCGCTGGTCGGGGTGAAGGTCGGCACCGGGATCGGCGCGGGCATGGTGATCTCCGGGCGGGTGCACCGCGGCGAGACCGGGTGCGCCGGGGAGGTGGGCCACATCCGCATCGAGGGTTCCGACCTGCGCTGCGACTGCGGGCGGCGGGGCTGTGTTTCGGCTATCGCGAGCGGGCAGGCGGTGATCCGGACGCTGCGGCCGACGGGCGTGCGCAGCGCGGAGGACGTGCTGCGGCGGGTGCGCGCCGGCCACCCCGAGGCGGTCCGGGTGACGCGCGAGGCCGGCCGCCTGGTGGGCACGGTGCTGGCGACCGTGGTGACCATCGTGAACCCGCGCTACCTGCGGGTGGGCGGGGCGGTCGGGGTGCTGCCGCCGTTCCTGGAGGGCCTGAGCGAGGTGGTGCTGTCCAACGCGCACACGAGCTCGCTGGACAGCCTCGACATCGGGCCCTGCACGATCGGGGTCAACACCACGCTGACCGGCGTGGCCGGGCTCGTCGCGGACGAGGTGCTGGACCCGGCCGCGGTCGACGCGATGACGTTGCGCTGA
- a CDS encoding P-loop NTPase fold protein, producing MTAFDDDGFTVTELPGGYSVLNDSPVGEGGNTDLLESTVIAGNLAELILASRDAAPFTVAVDAGWGMGKSSLLRGLDTALSADPAVSTVWFNAWTAERAGAVEGLIKSVLLSFDRNVVRRVIRGALRRTHVVGGLRAASLVVSSVFGLGQVVDAVWRALSVDAKARNEINTVVREMAADWLARGGGAGQRLLVVFVDDLDRCSDERIFEVCEAIKLYLDSPGIVFVLACDQAVLWRAVGHDDPGAGVRYLEKIIQVSYPVPPPSDALARKLVDGYVSRSGTAHLFDDAMKRLLIERTGRNPRRIKRLINSFVLEHHLGRGSDDLDAATLVKVVLLRHFYPEFHTMVALEGPALITRFLDYHDFREHVRRGAELDPAARDRLFAATGVTPAGTAADLDSVTQELPVGFPELAKDKEFVELVRSLPRDGRWLRRPLHTGARAYGAPPAGSLLGMRVLWIDDNPADTGSLPDLFRAAGARVETATNRDEAMTTLTRLNPTVIISDVSRDGDPQAGFTDLRHLREHGNYAGPAFFYCGQVTPSRLEKAREVGAGGVTTSPRELAAWLSALADEG from the coding sequence GTGACCGCTTTCGACGACGACGGGTTCACCGTCACCGAGCTGCCCGGGGGCTACTCGGTCCTCAACGACTCCCCCGTCGGCGAGGGTGGCAACACCGACCTCTTGGAGTCGACGGTCATCGCGGGCAACCTCGCGGAGCTGATCCTCGCCTCCCGGGACGCGGCGCCGTTCACCGTCGCCGTCGACGCCGGGTGGGGTATGGGCAAGAGCAGCCTGCTGCGGGGCCTCGACACCGCGCTGAGCGCGGACCCGGCGGTCAGCACGGTGTGGTTCAACGCCTGGACGGCCGAGCGCGCGGGCGCCGTCGAGGGCCTGATCAAGTCCGTGCTGCTGAGCTTCGACCGCAACGTGGTGCGGCGCGTCATCCGCGGCGCGTTGCGGCGCACGCACGTCGTCGGCGGGCTGCGCGCCGCCTCGCTCGTCGTGTCCAGCGTCTTCGGGCTCGGCCAGGTGGTGGACGCGGTGTGGCGCGCGCTCAGCGTGGATGCCAAGGCGCGCAACGAGATCAACACGGTCGTCCGGGAGATGGCGGCCGACTGGCTGGCGCGGGGCGGCGGCGCGGGGCAGCGCCTGCTCGTGGTCTTCGTCGACGACCTCGACCGCTGCTCGGACGAGCGGATCTTCGAAGTCTGCGAGGCGATCAAGCTCTACCTGGACTCGCCGGGGATCGTGTTCGTGCTGGCCTGCGATCAGGCCGTGCTCTGGCGCGCCGTCGGCCACGACGACCCCGGGGCCGGCGTGCGGTACCTGGAGAAGATCATTCAGGTCAGCTACCCCGTGCCGCCGCCGAGCGACGCGCTGGCGCGGAAGCTGGTGGACGGTTACGTCAGCCGTTCCGGCACGGCGCACCTCTTCGACGATGCCATGAAGAGGCTCCTGATCGAGCGCACCGGCCGCAACCCGCGGCGCATCAAACGGCTGATCAACAGCTTCGTGCTGGAGCACCACCTCGGCCGCGGCAGCGACGACCTGGACGCGGCGACGCTGGTCAAGGTCGTCCTGCTCCGGCACTTCTACCCCGAGTTCCACACCATGGTCGCGCTCGAAGGCCCCGCGCTGATCACCCGCTTCCTGGACTACCACGACTTCCGCGAACACGTCCGGCGCGGCGCGGAGCTGGACCCGGCCGCCCGCGACCGGCTGTTCGCGGCCACCGGCGTCACGCCGGCGGGCACCGCCGCCGACCTGGACAGCGTGACCCAGGAACTACCCGTCGGCTTCCCGGAACTGGCCAAGGACAAGGAGTTCGTCGAACTGGTGCGCAGCCTGCCGCGGGACGGCCGGTGGCTGCGCCGTCCCCTGCACACCGGCGCGCGAGCCTACGGCGCACCCCCGGCGGGGTCGCTGCTCGGCATGCGGGTGCTGTGGATCGACGACAACCCGGCGGACACCGGATCGCTCCCGGACCTGTTCCGCGCGGCAGGCGCCCGCGTCGAGACCGCCACCAACCGGGACGAAGCCATGACGACACTGACCCGGCTGAACCCGACGGTGATCATCTCCGACGTCAGCCGGGACGGCGATCCGCAGGCCGGGTTCACCGACCTGCGCCACCTGCGTGAGCACGGGAACTACGCCGGGCCGGCGTTCTTCTACTGCGGCCAGGTGACGCCGTCCCGCCTGGAGAAGGCCAGGGAGGTGGGCGCGGGCGGGGTCACCACCTCGCCACGCGAGCTGGCCGCCTGGCTGTCCGCGCTCGCGGACGAGGGGTGA
- a CDS encoding succinate dehydrogenase/fumarate reductase iron-sulfur subunit, whose amino-acid sequence MSYKASFRVWRGDADGGGLQDFTVEVNEGEVVLDIIHRLQATQCSDLAVRWNCKAGKCGSCSAEINGRPRLLCMTRMSVFAEDEVVTVTPMRTFPVIRDLVTDVSYNYTKAREIPAFTPPVGLKPGDYRMKQVDVERSQEFRKCIECFLCQNTCHVIRDHEENKENFAGPRFLMRIAELEMHPLDVADRRHAAQDEHGLGYCNITKCCTEVCPENIHITDNALIPMKERVVDRRYDPVVWLGSKIFRRKAD is encoded by the coding sequence GTGAGCTACAAGGCTTCGTTCCGGGTCTGGCGCGGCGACGCGGACGGCGGCGGGCTGCAGGACTTCACCGTCGAGGTCAACGAGGGTGAGGTCGTGCTCGACATCATCCACCGGCTGCAGGCCACGCAGTGCTCGGACCTCGCGGTGCGGTGGAACTGCAAGGCGGGCAAGTGCGGCTCGTGCTCAGCGGAGATCAACGGCCGCCCGCGGCTGCTGTGCATGACGCGGATGTCGGTGTTCGCCGAGGACGAGGTCGTCACCGTGACCCCGATGCGGACGTTCCCGGTGATCCGCGACCTCGTCACCGACGTGTCGTACAACTACACGAAGGCGCGCGAGATCCCCGCGTTCACCCCGCCGGTCGGCCTGAAACCGGGCGACTACCGGATGAAGCAGGTCGATGTGGAGCGCTCGCAGGAGTTCCGCAAGTGCATCGAGTGCTTCCTGTGCCAGAACACCTGCCACGTCATCCGCGACCACGAGGAGAACAAGGAGAACTTCGCCGGGCCGCGGTTCCTGATGCGGATCGCCGAGCTGGAGATGCACCCGCTTGACGTGGCCGACCGCCGGCACGCGGCGCAGGACGAGCACGGGCTCGGGTACTGCAACATCACGAAGTGCTGCACGGAGGTCTGCCCGGAGAACATCCACATCACCGACAACGCGCTGATCCCGATGAAGGAGCGCGTGGTGGACCGCCGCTACGACCCGGTGGTCTGGCTGGGCAGCAAGATCTTCCGGCGGAAGGCGGACTGA